The following are from one region of the Micromonas commoda chromosome 12, complete sequence genome:
- a CDS encoding predicted protein: MGCLSSKPAESEPTRGAVKVQEAALTPEQEALMELHSAVRWNKIDEVSAILSKGQDDDFAKATANKKDGKNGNTALHIAAQNGHLDLCKLLVSKGADVNAQNAGGNTPLHMVTSYDIDDVKAYLEEQGANGGVKNQEGFQAKFGLNGEKDPTSLAGILDSFRSAREEKSLLNALDALRKIKGQLDKGTFPGIGLKVKKANKESDAWTEKVQKKFTELVQSLE; the protein is encoded by the exons ATGGGATGCCTTAGCTCGAAGCCCGCCGAATCTGAGCCCACGAGGGGGGCGGTCAAGGTCCAGGAGGCTGCGC TGACCCCCGAGCAAGAAGCTCTCATGGAGCTGCACTCCGCCGTGCGATGGAACAAAATTGACGAAGTGTCCGCCATCCTGTCCAAGGGCCAAGAT GACGATTTCGCCAAGGCCACCGCGAACAAGAAAGACGGCAAGAACGGCAACACCGCCCTgcacatcgccgcgcagaaCGGCCACCTCGACCTGTGCAAGCTGCTCGTGTCcaagggcgccgacgtcaacGCCCAAAACGCGGGAGGCAACACCCCGCTTCACATGGTCACCAGCtacgacatcgacgacgtgAAGGCGTACCTCGAGGAGCagggcgcgaacggcggcgtgaAGAACCAGGAGGGCTTCCAGGCCAAGTTTGGCCTCAACGGCGAGAAGGACCCGACGTCTTTGGCCGGCATCCTCGATTCGTTCAGGTCCGCGAGGGAAGAGAAGTCGCTGCtcaacgcgctcgacgcgcttaGGAAGATCAAGGGCCAGTTAGACAAGGGCACGTTCCCGGGAATCGGCCTGAAGGTGAAGAAGGCGAACAAGGAGAGCGACGCGTGGACCGAGAAGGTGCAGAAGAAGTTCACGGAGCTCGTCCAGTCGCTGGAGTGA
- a CDS encoding predicted protein codes for MGRVEDVTLPARFITTAAHLIATLTIVYDSSETVKRALGSDLSDYSTELTSLEGMAYTSIFFFCVEFLGMFTGVSLFMPSANVFYIFAHFFGALFTGLFVTLQWDLQAYPWMFTLFSFFPAFTESVIAFLVLRLNIMQFK; via the exons TGACGCTTCCGGCGCGGTTCATCACGACCGCCGCCCATCTCATAGCCACGCTGACCATCGTCTATGACTCg AGCGAGACGGTGAAGCGCGCGCTGGGCTCGGACCTGTCCGATTACAGCACCGAGCTGACTTCATTGGAGGGCATGGCGTACACCTCCATCTTCTTCTTCTGCGTCGAGTTCCTCGGCATGTTCACCGGCGTGTCCCTGTTCATGCCCTCGGCGAACGTGTTTTACATCTTCGCGCACTTCTTCGGGGCGCTCTTCACCGGGCTGTTCGTGACGCTGCAGTGGGACCTCCAGGCGTACCCGTGGATGTTCACGCTCTTCAGCTTCTTCCCGGCGTTCACGGAGTCGGTCATCGCGTTCCTGGTCTTGAGGCTCAACATCATGCAGTTCAAGTga